A genomic window from Xyrauchen texanus isolate HMW12.3.18 chromosome 31, RBS_HiC_50CHRs, whole genome shotgun sequence includes:
- the ppp1r35 gene encoding protein phosphatase 1 regulatory subunit 35 — MSGEPRVQTAPEPLRVAPVRTTELHCPDLDLSVTLTPERPADRHQRQVRFNVSPQRSGHSERDPVVATVIPEPSTNQSAVRKAQIQKKKGTESGRGRVMGGDSVVCDGQLTEGAELNTTLALRAELREVEELVFDPEKAVKEKLQNSTLTKNHISSKAAEGLNFPRSQHLYRALVSVSLPHDQLISQALQDRPALAPPTSSQTNKFSSQPLEAPDLLPFYSPDKLLRETPLLPGNHISLPRPRPKPAHTTFHLHHLHKLWDS, encoded by the exons ATGTCAGGGGAACCTCGTGTTCAGACGGCTCCTGAGCCTCTCCGGGTCGCTCCTGTCCGGACCACAGAACTTCACTGTCCTGATCTGGACCTGTCTGTCACTCTCACACCAGAACGACCTGCAGACAGACACCAGCGACAG gtgCGGTTTAATGTGAGTCCGCAGCGCAGCGGGCACTCGGAGCGTGATCCGGTGGTCGCCACGGTGATTCCAGAACCGAGCACTAATCAATCCGCAGTCCGGAAAGCTCAAATCCAAAAGAAAAAAG GGACTGAATCAGGGCGAGGTCGTGTGATGGGCGGAGACTCTGTGGTGTGTGATGGACAGCTGACAGAGGGGGCGGAGCTGAACACGACACTGGCGCTGAGGGCGGAGCTTCGGGAAGTGGAGGAGTTGGTGTTTGATCCGGAGAAAGCTGTGAAGGAGAAACTGCAGAACTCCACCCTCACAAAGAACCACATCAGCAGCAAAGCAGCAGAGG GGCTGAATTTCCCGCGCTCTCAGCATCTGTACCGGGCGTTAGTGAGCGTCAGCCTACCACACGATCAGCTCATCAGCCAGGCACTGCAGGATAGGCCAGCACTGGCACCGCCCACCAGCTCACAGACCAATAAG TTCTCATCACAGCCACTAGAGGCCCCTGATTTACTGCCGTTCTACAGTCCTGACAAACTGCTCCGAGAGACTCCACTGTTGCCTGGCAACCACATCTCTTTACCCCGCCCACGGCCAAAACCCGCCCACACAACCTTTCACCTACATCATCTGCACAAACTCTGGGACTCATGA